Genomic DNA from Corticium candelabrum chromosome 5, ooCorCand1.1, whole genome shotgun sequence:
AAGATATAAACACTTAGCTGCTAGTTATAATATAGTAAGTGGCAATTAATTGTATAGGTATACCATTTACCAAAATTTGCAGTAATTTCCAAATACAATGAACTGGTATCTGATATTTTTTCAACATAAGCAATGCAGTATCATTAGAAACTGCATtcaagacaaaacaaaacaatgtGGAGTGTTCTCACCAAGATATTGTCCTAAATGGCAACATTAATTGAATCATGATGTTTGAATATATCACTTTTCGCTCAAGATTGTATGCATTACAATTGATGCCTATATAGACATTGCTTGTCATGAGTAACAGTTAAACCTACTACCATTGTCCTCCCTGGTAACAATATACCAGAACTACACATTACATTTAAGACTTATAGCCTGCAGGCTATTAGAtagggatgcgtcgatgtgattaaagataatgagctaaatcaatgtcccacactatagatactttGAATttagcacaagtgacagaagtgacgtgtgtgtgtgtgtgtgtgtgtgtgtgtgtgtgtgtgtgtgtgtgtgtgtgtgtgtgtgtgtgtgtgtgtgtgtgtgtgtgtgtgtttattgtgaatattaatgtaaattttattaatttttgtctatttattgtcattatcattactTAATCATTAGcctgttgctagaatgtataattctttgaaaacccagggatgtgtcaatgtgattaaagataattaactaaatatcatcaatgtcccacactacacttcgaaatcagtacatgcacatgcgtgacagctgcgTCTCTTGCAGGGAGCGGGCTTGCTATCTACCTTacttctcaattctgcatgtagcatTCTTGCTTGGATCACTTGAGGTggacacgattatcatgctttcgtagagccattgctatcatctttcgttccgctaaaATTATTTCgtcgtagctagagatcgatgtacgtccacgggaaatactgtgaaatgacatgtatgtgtagcgaccgaatccagaagaaagcatgcagtgCAACATTTCCTACAACCTTTCTTGCAAGATGACGTcaatcgttcatcatcagtcctacttacacctgtaaatatattcttgcacagagtgggcttgttatccacttTATTTCTCGATTCTGTAACGCTcaatcttgcatcacttgcagttaACTACTGAGGTGGATGAGATTACCATGCTTTTGTTGAGCCGcacgttgctagcatctttcgttccgatgataattcgtcgtagctagataaagattcatctcgtacgtctcctagaaatactgtgaagcgacatgtagtgaccagatccagaagaaagcagcgttagtGTTTCCTACCAATCTTTCTTGCACGCCGCCgccgatcgttcatcatcagtactacttacagctaaaacatattgctctcttgaagatcatggatgacatgttggttgTGCACAACGATACACAACGGTACACATGCacggtcccatgggaccttcgcttggcttcttgaagaacgatggattcgtttgttttgtgattcttctgtaaaaaaCTAACAGATGCGTACAACTCTagcctgaactttactctgtgCTTCTCAGTGTGACGAGGTTTAACATTCTtactatggatatgacatcttggcttttctgtcataatgcacgggattgttacgtcacccattgttggtgtcccaaaggactgctgattggctcaacaaattcccgacaATGATTCACGCGGATATGCTATTGTTATGTCACCTatgtttcgcgtcccaaaacgattgctgattggctcgacaaactccctgagcgtgacacacgcttacaaacaaacataggtacatagGTACCAACAAACATAgcaacataccgacagacagatcggaagtcaattcagtcagtttagagtgagcttctcacaaagcagtccaccactcattgtggtgtccttctttatgctcgtagcttaattaatggcttctaatCTAACCAAGCAcgcaaatatttaaattttgataattatatattatttacataatatttaacacttattacaatataaaatttattgatattaatgttattGTAGACGTGTCAAAAAATTTACCACTCCCGCGTTctttttcctgcaaactcacgcatttgattcagctaggttggcaggtctgagTTAGGTAGGAGAAGCCTACACTCTATAATTACACTACAGAATATATAACACGAGACACCGACCCAAACCTGTCTTCCATTTGTTTTCATAAGGTCTGACGCAACAACAGCGCGTTCGTTCCTAAGCAAGAAACGATGCATAGCAGGAATTCTTCCAGAACGAACTCTAGAACCAGATACCAAATaacttgcattaattaattggtttggATAGAACACTAACTCGTCACTAAGAACGTGAAACACTTCTTTCGATCTGCAAGTAGGGCAAAAACCATCATCTGAAACTATGTAAGTAGCCATTGATCACCGGTAACGCACGTTAACTAAACATGGTGGATCAGCTGCTCGACTGGCCACGAGGCTAACACACTGGTCACAGTCAGAGCCTCTGGTCACAGTGGTCAGCGATTGAATAGTAAGACCGCCCAGGTAGCGCTGCGTTAGCTTTCCGCCTCCTTTGGGTCAGTGGTGGAGGTctgtaaaattaaaaatttgacaGACTGCATTTTCattttatctgtttgctaATCTGAATCTGAGATCGTTTAGTAATACTTTGAAAAACAAtgcacatcacgtgacaacaaAACTTGGGTAACCCGTATGTCCGGTTTGGTATCGCCATATTTGGTTGTTTGGCGCTGTCGTCCACTTCCATATTTGAGAGTGGACAAAATCTGCACGTGCCACTCTCTTGAATGCCAAATTTTATATACTCCGTTTTAACATGGAGAGCCTAGAACAAGGTTCTTCCGGAGGTGCTAGCGATATGCGATGTCGCACTTCTTCATTCATCGTAGAAGACGACCCTGATGATGAAGTTAGCGTGGAAGAGTACGACCCACCACTGCTGGGTCGTACGGCATATCGACCAAGTGGAGACCAAACGGAATCCGCGTTTGAAAGTGCGTGTAAAGTTGCCCGGTTGGAGAAAAATGAAGACGCCCATCATGTCCAACCTACGGAAGTTAGTGGTGAGCAACCCAGAAAAAAGAAAACCCGTGGGAGAGTGAAGATTGACATGGAATTTATCCAAAATAAGTTACGCCGTTACACGACGTTCAGCAAGCGCAAAAGTGGCATCATGAAGAAGGTCAGTTGTTTGCTACCTGTCTAAATGTTTGTAATGAATGttattcaaatttttaaatttaggCTTATGAGTTAAGTACGCTGACAGGTACACAAATGCTACTCCTTGTTGCTTCTGAAACCGGACATGTTTATACCTTTGCTACTCCCAAACTTCAGCCAATGATTACCTCGGAAAGTGGCAAGGCTCTCATACAGACATGCTTGAACTCGCCCGATGTCATCACTGGTCATGGTGATACAGAACAGAGAATGTCAAGCACAGGTTTTGAGGAGCCTGAACTCTCATATACAGTTCAAGATGAGGAGGGAAGAGTGAGTGAATTTTGCGTGCTAACTGAGGATCATATTTGAATTTGCAACTGAAGATATTTTTCAGGGGGCAATTTATTATAGCTTATTACCCATAGGCATTCGCGGGCATGCACACATGGATACCGACTCACACACCCATGCATTCCtctctgtgtggtgtgtgtgtgtgtgtgtgtgtgtgtgtgtgtgtgtgtgtgtgtgtgtgtgtgtgtgtgtgcgcgcatgtgtgtgtgtgtgtgtgtgtgtgtcaatgtgcaCACACAGGTAGCATATGCATGGATGTGTTTGACATGTGTGAATCCCAACTGTTAACCCTCTCTTTTATAAATTTTTGGAATTGGTTAAACCACGTAAAGAACTAGGTGGACCAAATATACTTCAAACAattataattaacaaattgGAGATGGCTAGACAATTTAGGCCAAGTGCAAATTGTGAATTGTTTGCAAATATCTTTGGATACTGTCATGGTCCACTGTGATTTACGTATGTATTGACATCCTTTGACATTCGTTGCTACTAGATTCCAAACAAGCAACCAAAGAACAGCAATGGTCAGGATCAATTTCGATATATCACACTGACTTTAATATGACAGATTTGGTTACTTTGATGTAACTGTTTGGAACACCGTAGACTTGTCCTTTGTAGAGTATGGAGCCATGAAAGTCACAGTCGTCATTAAAGCAGCAAAAAGGATCATTGTTATCAATTAATCATTGAAGTAGCTGTTGGTAATTTTATTAACTGGTAGCCAACCTCTTGAAAATGGTCACTTTCAAGTTCGTGAACAATGACGACAATTGCATCAAATCAAAATGTGATAACAATCCAAGCCTTCCCTTTCACAAGTTTTGATGCATGTGCATCAACAGTTACTGTCATTCCAGAAATAAATGATGTTACggaaaaatttaataaatgcAGCTTTGCTAGTTGTTAGCCAAATGCTTTAGTTGGaaagttatttatttaattatacatATAATAAAGCGTACATTATTAGTAAGGGAGATAAGTATTATTTATATCTTTTCGCAAGTAGTGTACTCAAAATAATGGCTGGAACAACTTCTGAGTTTGTAACTATGTGACTGATCTGTCAtgctcaggaatgtgccatgccctTAGTGCAGTCCAATCAGCATTTGTGATTTGTCATACATGGCAACCACACACCATAATGGACGAACTGCCAATCAGGTAGCCAAACATTGATGATAGagtttttaccagaacagtgtaattcatgtttggaattgccaggtcttgttggaaataaaacaacagaaattacCTGTCTGCAATACAACTGCTAACGTGAAATCAATCACTTTTGTGGCTTATGACATTTGTATGGGAACGTAACATTGCATAGTCATGAGCGATATTTATGTCCCATATGTGATAGCTCTCGTAACTGTACGTTTTGACTACGGACTATTTGCAACCTTTGCAGTCCCGTCAAATGACAGTTGCTTGTACATTTTAAaaatagattttacaagtagtgtGCTCAAAAGGAACATATTGTCTAAATTCATAATTCTTTGCGACAATCCTGTTGTGgtttcagaaggctcatacTTTTGGAAGTGAGTGTAAAtgcagcttcaattactagtttaaTTAGAAAGCTTCAACCATCTTGATTCACATTTTTAACCACTCGATAATTTCTAGAATTACAATTTCAGTGGTCGTACAATTTAGGATGTTACATAGCAGAATGCTATTAGATGTGAAGGAAATTACCTTATTGTTTGTCGGTTACTGGTGTTGATAATTACTTGCTGGCTGGTTTAGTTTGTATTGGACTGCAAATTTTTTTTGAACTTATCAAGTTTTTTTATCTTTTGTAGCACTACTGTTTCTTAGCAATCCTTGCTCTTTATTAGGcatttttgatttaattactTGCTATTGTTTAGGATTTCCCTGAGGCCCTTTGAGCAGTGAGGGTCACCCTGTTGATTCTGAGGGTGTGGCCCTAGTCTTCAAAATTAGGAGACTTGCAGCTTGCGTATACTATCTGCTTTCTGTGTTGCCGTTTGTGTTCTCTTGGGCCTCCGAGGGTAGTGTGAGTCAGGCTATTAGCAAGAACATGTGGTGTTACAACATCTGTATCACTGTGACGGTCATTGCATCTTGCAGTATGGGGTCAGTTTCTGCAGAGGATCACTAGTATTTCTGCAGCCTGTTACTGGTACTGCTCTAACAGCGTCTGATGAAGTTGAAGATGAAGACTGACAATGTGAAGCACCACCTGCAAAGAATAGTGAACATTGTAACTCTAGGTTTTGCAACAGCTGGCTGGAGGGATTTGGATGGCTTCGCTATGTCTTGGACGATCAAGATAGTTCCTACATGTACTTGGCACTCTGtagcaaacacaacaaagtcAATGAAGAAGATAGATAATGTGGATCAGCATGCATATGTTGCCCACAGTTCAGGTGTGACAAGCTGATTGAACATTAGAAATGTCAGTGCCATATGGATGCCTTCTTGGCGGAATCTCACACAGCTGCTTCCAGAGCATCTAGAGAGATTCCAACTGCACTCAAAGTACAGATCAGTTGTCAGTGACAAGCAGTTGTCGCCGCTCTGAAGTTAGTGCATCTACTGGCTGGCCAAGCAGGGCATTGCCCATTGCTCACAAGTTTGGTTCATTGTCACAACTAGCAAAGTCACTTGGATGCTCGTATTTAGAAGAGCTCAAGCGGTCCTGTCTACTGTAGAGACGCTACTTACCTATTCATCACACTGCAATATCAATGATTTTCTTTCGATTCTAATGACTGTGTGCAAGAAACTACCATTCAGCAAATCCAGGCAAGTCCTTACAGTCTGGTTGCTATGCGATGAGTCCACTGGTGCCTCAAGTTTGAAGAAACTCACTATATTGTCAGGTTTCTAGTAAATAAAGTTCTCCTCATATGTCCCTCTTGAAGGTGGTTGACATTCATTATGGCAAGGCAAGTACTATAGAGGCTAAGCTTCTGTacctgtcagtgtgtgtgtgtgtgtgtgtgtgtgtgtgtgtgtgtgtgtgtgtgtgtgtgtgtgtgtgtgtgtgtgtgtgtgtgtgtgtgtgtgtgtgtgtgtgtgtgtgtgtgtgtgtgtggaatgGGGACTCCCAATTGTGAAGATCACCGGGTTTGGTTGTGATGGTGCAGCAATGATGGTTAGTTGATGGGAAGGTGTTACATCGTGCTTGAAGAGACTAATTCTGAGTTGCCGTCTGTCCACTGTGGTGCTCATCGTCTCTCTCTAGCAGCTAGTGTTCCTTAGCTACAGAAATTCGATGGCCAAGTAATGACACTGTTCTACTTTTTAGAAACAGTCCGGTATGAGAGGCAAGCCTTCACATACTTCAAGAATTTCTTATAAGCCCGTGCTCATGATCATAAAGCAGTTGCAACAGGATGGCAGTTGCAACAGAATGGTTGTCACACGATCAAGCTGTTGCTGGTGTATTTATCTCTTTTCTGGTTTGTCTGGAATGAgaagcaacagaaaaacatgTTGTAGCTGGAGGCTTAGTCTTGGCAATGAAATTGTGGAAGTTTGTTGCCACTGTCTACCCTACCTGCTGAGTGATGTACTACATGATCTCTTCATATTTAACTCAAGGTGCGCATGCGGTAGGGTTACAGCAAGTCCCCTGTGGACCGGATGGCTGGACCAAGGGATGGCTTGACAATTGGAATGCTGCACATGCACTCAatattgctggtgttaattagcgtgCCAGTTGATGTGATGCTGTCTTTTTTGCGTGCTTTCAAGCGGCACTGAATAGCTATCCGATGTTGACAGTCCCAcatgccagtcaatgtgtccagcccccTTTTCATGCTCTTCATTGGCTGACTAATTAGATTAAAGGTGGAAagcagccaagggtttagcacttctTCGTAAGTCTAGTGTTCTAGAAGGAACACATTGACCTGTCTGCAATACAGTCACAGGTATTAGCTACCATTGCTTCCCTGAAGCTCCTCCAAATTATCCAGGGCCACTCATGCTAAAGTTTCCTCATGTTAGAGAGGACTTAAAACTATATGGCATCACTGCCCCATTTGATGACAACAAAACTCTGTTCAAGACAGAGGTGAGGGAGAAGTACAGTATCTTGACTGCTTGGTAAACGAACTGGAAAGCAGATTTCGGGATCCTGGAGTTTAAATGCATTCAGTACAATCCAAGGGTGTCACCAAAGCAGAGAAGTCTGATGCAAAGTTCAATAGATATGGGGAAATCCTCTTGGACACTCTTGCCAAGCACTTTTGTACAATGTTGATAAAGAAACCTTCAGCTGGAGTGGAGTGCCATGAAGCAAGTAACTTTGCAAGAGCTCCATGGCTTGCCTACAAGGAAATAATGGTATTTTCTTTCTGGAGACAGCATGATAGTGACTGTATTGTTGCTGAAATACAGATTAGCATGACTGGTAGTCATTTGGTTCAGCAAACCTGACTATTGAAGTCCATTTCATTACATTATATAAGCATAATTTTTGATAGACCCTGTGTATGtctctaattaatattaatcataaattattactactagtaattgaagctgtttATGAGCCTTCAAAAGTCCTGAAGATCACAATCACAAAGACCACAATGTCAAAGTCTGTAACTTACATACTATCATAGCCTGTAGTTGTCAAAGCAGAGTCATTGTATACaggacataaaatctctcaTGGTtatgtaatgttagattccatTACAAATAttgtaaaaccaagaaagcgatcgatttcgggtcagcagttgtagacaggtgagttctgttgtttattccCGACAAGTCCTAACAATCgaaaacatgaattacactgttctggcaATAGAACTCTCAAGAAAGTTTTGCGCATaggattggctgttcgtccattgtctttggttgccacgtacaacataaaggaattaatattttgtgattgggccacacgaAGTAggtgtggcacattcctgcagcatgacagacatagccagccacaTATTCCCCAGACCAAAGTCTGTTCggccctatacgtttagagtacgctactcgccaagtctcgtgacttttacaaagtcccttttcttataggctcatagctgaattaaTGATGCACCCTGTTTGAGTTTAATTCAGGGGAAACACTGCTGTCTGTAAGAGTGTAAACTCCAAGATAGAGAAGAATCAGGCCTGTATTTGCCATTGCTATAGAAAATTTACACACCTACACTTTCATTACGTCTTTATTCCCTGCGAATGTCTTTATTGTCAGGATCATAATCAGTATCCTCATTGCAGACCAGGATGATCTGTGGACTTCTGTTAGTTGCCATGTTAACACATGCACAATGTGAAAGCGTCTGGGTAACATCAGGCTTTTCAGGCTATGAAAAATATTTCTTTGGATTACAAACAGTTGGAGGtgaaaatattgaaaacactaCTTGAAAAGAACTAGTGGCACTTTGGTTCTTATGGTTTTGTCAATTCCAAAACCATTTAACATTATGCAAATTTAAATAGCCTAGTCATATCCCAAATGGTTTGAATTTGCACTTTGTTTATATAGCATATTGGAAATGGTTTGCACTTGGCATATATTGCCTAATCAATTCAAAATGGTTTGGATTTGCACTTGGTTTATACGATgcaaatggacatacacaaacgagggcacacgcacacaaccaCGCATACTCACAGACATAGGAACTATATACAAATGGGCGTGTGCACgcgcttgcacacacacacacacacacacacacacacacacacacacgtgtttGATGCTTGCAATCGAGTTGGCGACTCCCCTTCTTTCTGTCACAACCAAACTCATGTAAGTTGATTGAGATATCATAGAAATGGAAGGATGAAAGGAGTTCTGTGCATGAAGGTTCGGTTGTACCATCTATTCGCTCACTGACGAGAAAACGAGTACCCACGGGTGGACCAACGGTGGGGACGACCAGCAGACATCGAAATTCGCGGGGGGTTTTGAAGGGTGGTCTTCCCTGGCAATCCTCTTCCTCGAAAATACACGATCATTGATGGAAAATTGAGCTGTTATGTTGGCCacgatgacacacacacacacacacacacacacacacacacacacacacacacacacacacacacacacacacacacacacacacacacacatacacgcacgcaacTTAAACTTAAATTGGCTTATGAATTGTCCAAATCAGTAGGTGATGCAGTTTTGGGGTTATGCACACCATCATTGCACCTAGTACAGTATGTTCAATTGTATTGTTTGACAGGAGCAAAATATTTCAGACCAAGGACATGGATCCAGCAGCTGTCAGTCAGCACCAGTGAGTCAGTTGCTCTTCAGTGATGCAGGTCATTCTTTACAGCCATCATCCAATGGTCAGCGAACTAGGTCAACCACTGACATTACACCCATTGTAACAGGAAGCTTGCCTCTCACTATTCATCCTAGTGTTGCAATTTCTGGATTTAACATT
This window encodes:
- the LOC134179446 gene encoding serum response factor homolog — translated: MESLEQGSSGGASDMRCRTSSFIVEDDPDDEVSVEEYDPPLLGRTAYRPSGDQTESAFESACKVARLEKNEDAHHVQPTEVSGEQPRKKKTRGRVKIDMEFIQNKLRRYTTFSKRKSGIMKKAYELSTLTGTQMLLLVASETGHVYTFATPKLQPMITSESGKALIQTCLNSPDVITGHGDTEQRMSSTGFEEPELSYTVQDEEGREQNISDQGHGSSSCQSAPVSQLLFSDAGHSLQPSSNGQRTRSTTDITPIVTGSLPLTIHPSVAISGFNIIPTSGKGPTLSSGSPIVPQYAGIPTTLGFSSQALLAQLQCSAQAVQAAIMQQQQQQHQQQQQQQHLRQKQGVESGAKDLPEGNPAQSKNAASGEPQASSLFSHDNNCDPASTCATNTNRSSVAGMTNYSSPMLQASVTPMSQLFNVPMSVEVPVPSSSTITTITTNSPGPITSPTIHSVSHARSPPPLTLDMSSQLGGIPQYQLLPQQMLSSSATTDGHIASIILNPAGAAGGGLALGRMSRQSGNELSASHENKTQL